The Ensifer canadensis genomic sequence GCAGCGACCAGCACGCCGGCCCAAAGATCGCCGCCAGAATAGACGGTGAACCAGCCGGCGAAGGCGCCTGCCGTCATGATCCCCTCGATGCCGAGGTTGAGGACGCCCGCGCGCTCGCAGATCAACTCGCCCATGGTTGCGAAGATCAGCGGCGATGCTATGCGGATGGCGGCGACCCAGAAGGAGGCGGTGAAGAGGATCTCAAGCGCGTCCATGTCACCTCCACCTTATCCGGAATCGCGTCAGAAGGATCGCGACAACCATCGTCAGCAGCGAGGTGGCGACCATGACGTCGGCTATGTAACTCGGCACCTTGGCCGCACGGCTCATGGCATCGGCGCCGACGAAAATGCCGGCGACGAAGATGGCCGATGCGATGACGCCGAGCGGGTTGAGCATGGCCAGCATCGCGACGACGATGCCGGAGTAGCCGTAGCCCGGCGACAGGTCGAGCGTCAGGTTGCCCTTGAGCCCCGAGACTTCTGAAAAGCCGGCAAGTGCGGCCAACCCGCCCGAAAGCAGCGCCGTCTTCATGAGCGTGCGGTTGACCAGAATGCCGACAAAGCGTGCGCCCTCGGCATTGAGGCCGACGGCGCGCATTTCGTAGCCGAGAACCGTCTTTTTCATGACGACCCAGACGAGAACGGCCGAAGCAAGGGCAATGACGAAACCATAGTGCAGGCGCTTGCCCTGGATGAGGCGTGGCAATTGCGCTTCGGCGATCACCTTCTGCGATTGCGGCCAGCCGAGCCCCATCGGATCCTTGAGCACACCTTCAAGCAGCATCGACACGAACAACAGGACGATGAAGTTGAGCAGCAGCGTGGTGACCACCTCATCGACGCCGAAGCGGGTCTTCAGCACGGCCGGGCCAAGCAGAAGCATTGCGCCTGCGGCCATGACGGCGGCCATGATCACCGGGATCAGAATGACCGAAGGTAGCGGCAGCGCGCCGGTTCCCAGCACCACGGTGACGACGCCCCCGATGTAGAGTTGCGCTTCTGCGCCGATGTTCCAGAGCTTGGCCCGGAAGGCGACGGCGATCGCCAAGCCCGTGAAGATCAGCGGCGTCGCGCGGGTCAAGGTTTCCATGAGCGCGAACTGCGAGCCGGCCGCACCCTTGGCCACAAGATAGAAGACGGACAGTGGCGAAGCGCCAGCGGCAAGAACCAGCATCGACGTCAGCAGCAGCGTGGTGGCGATGGCTGCCAGCGGAAACAGCAAGGTGACCGTCAATGACGGTGCGGGCTTCGGCTCAAGCCGCATGATCGCTGGGCTCCCCGCTGTGGCCTGCCATCAGCTCCCCCAGTTCCCGAATGCTGCGTTCACCGCGCGAAGACGGCGTCGATAAGCGCCCCTTGGACATGACGATGATGCGGTCGGACAATGCCAGGATTTCCTCAAGGTCCTCCGAAATCAGCAATATCGCCGCGCCCCTTTCCCGCGCTTCAAGCAACATGCGGTGAACATAGGCGACGGCGCCGACATCGAGGCCGCGGGTCGGCTGGCTTGCAAGGATGACCGCCGGGTCGGGATCAAGGGCCCGGCCGAGGATGAGCTTCTGCATATTGCCGCCCGAGAGCAGGCGTATGCGGGCCTCGGGCGAGGGGCATTTGACGTCGTAGTCGGCAATGAGTTTCTCGGCGAAGCGGCCGGCGGCTTTCCAGTTCAGGAAGCCCATGCGGTTGAATCGCGGGCTCCGGTAGCGTTCGGCGATGACGTTCTCCGCCACACTCATGTCGCCGATGCTGCCGATAGCGTGGCGGTCTTCCGGAATGCGGGCCACGCCATGGGCGAGCGCAGCGCGCGGCGACCAGTCAGCGACTTCCTGCCCGGCGATGGAAATGCTGCCGCCGGTTGGACGCCGGATGCCGGCGATGAGGCCGGCAAGGACAGCCTGACCATTGCCGGCAACGCCGGCAAGGCCGGTGATTTCACCAGCTGTCAGCGTGAGCGACACCTTATCGAGGCCGGCTCCGTTATACGGCGCTGTTGAGACGCCCTCGAGCGCCAGCAGCGGTGCGCCCAGTTTCACCGGGCTGACCTCCGCCGGCTTGACCTCCTGGCCAACCATGAGGGAGGCCAGTTCTTTGCGATCGGTCGAGCCTGTCTCGCGCTCGCCGACGAGCTGGCCGGAGCGCAGAACCAGTACACGATCGCTGACAGCCATCACTTCGTGCAACTTGTGGGAGATGAAGATGATCGACAGGCCTTTGGCGACGAGCAGTTTCAGCGTCCGGAACAATGCGTCGGTCTCGGCGGGGGTCAGAACAGCCGTCGGCTCGTCCAGGATGAGAATGCGGGCTTCGCGATAAAGGGCCTTCAGGATCTCGACGCGCTGGCGTTCGCCGACCGAAAGGGTGGAGAC encodes the following:
- a CDS encoding ABC transporter permease translates to MRLEPKPAPSLTVTLLFPLAAIATTLLLTSMLVLAAGASPLSVFYLVAKGAAGSQFALMETLTRATPLIFTGLAIAVAFRAKLWNIGAEAQLYIGGVVTVVLGTGALPLPSVILIPVIMAAVMAAGAMLLLGPAVLKTRFGVDEVVTTLLLNFIVLLFVSMLLEGVLKDPMGLGWPQSQKVIAEAQLPRLIQGKRLHYGFVIALASAVLVWVVMKKTVLGYEMRAVGLNAEGARFVGILVNRTLMKTALLSGGLAALAGFSEVSGLKGNLTLDLSPGYGYSGIVVAMLAMLNPLGVIASAIFVAGIFVGADAMSRAAKVPSYIADVMVATSLLTMVVAILLTRFRIRWR
- a CDS encoding ABC transporter ATP-binding protein; this translates as MSSNPALRLSRISKRFGPLRANEAISFDLKRGEVIALLGENGAGKTTLMNILFGHYIADEGTVEAFGKPLPPGDPRAALDAGIGMVHQHFTLADNMTVQENIALGTQGLWRMRLDRAAARRRIAQLSTDFGLAVDPAATVSTLSVGERQRVEILKALYREARILILDEPTAVLTPAETDALFRTLKLLVAKGLSIIFISHKLHEVMAVSDRVLVLRSGQLVGERETGSTDRKELASLMVGQEVKPAEVSPVKLGAPLLALEGVSTAPYNGAGLDKVSLTLTAGEITGLAGVAGNGQAVLAGLIAGIRRPTGGSISIAGQEVADWSPRAALAHGVARIPEDRHAIGSIGDMSVAENVIAERYRSPRFNRMGFLNWKAAGRFAEKLIADYDVKCPSPEARIRLLSGGNMQKLILGRALDPDPAVILASQPTRGLDVGAVAYVHRMLLEARERGAAILLISEDLEEILALSDRIIVMSKGRLSTPSSRGERSIRELGELMAGHSGEPSDHAA